One segment of Luteolibacter rhizosphaerae DNA contains the following:
- a CDS encoding thrombospondin type 3 repeat-containing protein, producing MNETHLNPRPRTRRIIVATGLCFPICAGAILAADFPIGVNFTETASHMLDAGETAGAPGFEHTNWNNRGRWGNAGPLNDNTGTATAVNLKWDSTNLWANNANETLGGNHKMMKGYLDSNGTAITAPFDGVFGNSDDKPIMLLTGMNAWMTAKGLTSYSVVIYSDGDDGTGNRASRIWLAAANPGSPVAGDPGLGGDLTSRVDVIDNSNWGTTPTFTRVTGTSGTGNYVVFSGQTADAFYIRVDEAGSVPLRCPVNAIQIIGTNQVNLADTDNDGMPDVWESNFGLNPNDNGSVNPDNGPSGDPDGDGRTNIQEYNSGNNSTNPNNPDTDSDGLEDGAEFTAGTNPNNTDSDNDLLPDGWEVANNLNPLDDGTTNINNGPDGDPDSDGLVNILEFEFGADPNDGDTDDDTLSDGVESKTGFWGGEVATGTDPVKVDSDADGLADNLENPEAAYVAGITPGTDPNLSDSDGDGTNDRWEFLLGTNPASDTSNVPKVAVTNHSFELPATATFIQGVPTNWTLANGPAPEDAFVENTASVGMSGGDGTQFVGIEQDTAYLHQDTGVAFSPNTTYIVDLASGYRVGYGTSRVELGLFSSTAVGTDLGYPGWMDINGVITTSGNPDADGIYNKFRDASALATIGSGALGRAYAFVTGATPPPGNIVVFVRQDGGGRELVDNVRILAIPNSTDVDNDDLPDAWELANRLDPRSATGDNGATGDPDGDGFTNAEELAAGSDPDFAGSTPVVVEPSIISSGFNGTAFEVTVGSLDAAKTYTLARGLNLGGFTPIGTTFTGGTTHTFIDTTPPPGRAFYRVQETP from the coding sequence ATGAATGAAACCCATCTCAACCCACGGCCCCGCACGCGGCGAATCATCGTCGCGACGGGCCTCTGCTTTCCCATCTGCGCCGGAGCCATCCTAGCCGCGGACTTCCCCATCGGCGTGAACTTCACCGAGACCGCGTCCCATATGTTAGATGCGGGAGAAACCGCGGGCGCCCCCGGCTTCGAGCACACCAACTGGAACAACCGCGGCCGCTGGGGAAACGCCGGCCCGCTCAACGACAACACCGGCACCGCCACCGCGGTGAATCTCAAGTGGGACTCCACCAATCTCTGGGCGAACAACGCCAACGAGACCCTCGGCGGAAACCACAAGATGATGAAGGGCTACCTCGATTCGAACGGTACCGCCATCACCGCTCCCTTCGACGGCGTCTTCGGCAACAGCGATGACAAGCCGATCATGCTCCTCACCGGCATGAACGCCTGGATGACCGCCAAGGGCCTCACCTCCTACAGCGTCGTCATCTATAGCGATGGCGACGACGGCACCGGCAACCGCGCCTCGCGCATCTGGCTCGCCGCCGCAAATCCCGGCAGCCCCGTCGCTGGCGACCCCGGCCTCGGCGGGGACCTCACCAGCCGAGTGGATGTCATCGACAACTCGAACTGGGGCACCACCCCCACCTTCACCCGCGTCACAGGCACCTCCGGCACCGGCAACTACGTCGTCTTCAGCGGCCAAACCGCCGACGCCTTCTACATCCGCGTCGATGAAGCGGGCAGCGTCCCCCTCCGCTGCCCTGTCAATGCCATCCAGATCATCGGCACCAATCAGGTCAATCTCGCCGATACCGATAACGACGGCATGCCCGATGTCTGGGAAAGCAACTTCGGCCTCAACCCCAACGACAACGGCTCGGTCAATCCCGACAACGGCCCCTCCGGCGACCCCGACGGCGATGGCCGCACCAACATCCAGGAGTACAACTCCGGCAACAACAGCACCAATCCTAACAACCCGGACACTGACAGCGATGGACTCGAAGACGGCGCGGAATTCACCGCAGGAACCAACCCCAACAACACGGATTCCGACAACGACCTCCTGCCGGATGGTTGGGAAGTCGCTAACAATCTCAACCCGCTCGACGACGGCACTACCAACATCAACAACGGTCCCGACGGCGATCCGGACTCTGACGGGCTGGTCAACATCCTCGAATTCGAGTTCGGCGCCGATCCAAACGATGGCGATACCGACGACGATACCCTGAGCGACGGCGTCGAAAGCAAGACCGGCTTCTGGGGCGGCGAAGTCGCCACCGGCACCGACCCCGTCAAGGTCGACTCCGATGCCGACGGCCTCGCCGATAACCTCGAAAATCCCGAGGCCGCCTACGTCGCCGGCATCACTCCGGGCACCGACCCGAACCTAAGCGACAGCGATGGTGACGGCACCAACGATCGCTGGGAATTCCTACTTGGCACGAACCCGGCCTCGGACACCTCGAATGTTCCGAAGGTCGCCGTGACGAACCACAGCTTCGAACTCCCCGCCACCGCCACCTTCATCCAAGGCGTCCCGACCAATTGGACCTTGGCCAATGGCCCGGCCCCCGAAGATGCCTTCGTCGAGAATACCGCCTCGGTCGGCATGAGTGGTGGCGATGGCACCCAGTTCGTCGGCATCGAGCAGGACACCGCTTACCTCCACCAGGATACCGGTGTCGCCTTCAGCCCGAATACGACCTACATCGTCGATCTCGCCAGCGGCTATCGCGTCGGCTACGGCACCAGCCGGGTTGAGCTAGGCCTCTTCTCCAGCACCGCCGTCGGCACCGATCTCGGCTACCCCGGCTGGATGGATATCAACGGCGTGATCACCACCTCCGGCAATCCGGATGCAGATGGCATCTACAACAAGTTCCGCGATGCCAGCGCGCTAGCGACCATCGGTTCCGGCGCTCTCGGCCGTGCCTACGCCTTCGTCACCGGTGCCACACCGCCGCCGGGGAATATCGTCGTCTTCGTCCGTCAGGACGGTGGCGGTCGCGAGCTCGTGGACAACGTCCGCATCCTCGCCATCCCGAATTCCACCGATGTCGACAACGACGACCTCCCGGACGCATGGGAACTCGCCAACCGTCTCGATCCCCGCAGCGCCACCGGCGATAACGGAGCCACCGGCGATCCCGATGGCGACGGCTTCACCAATGCCGAGGAACTCGCCGCCGGTAGCGATCCGGACTTCGCCGGCAGCACCCCGGTCGTCGTCGAGCCCTCCATCATCTCGAGCGGCTTCAATGGCACCGCCTTCGAAGTCACCGTGGGAAGCCTCGATGCAGCCAAGACCTACACTTTGGCCCGCGGCCTGAATCTCGGTGGCTTCACCCCCATCGGCACTACCTTCACGGGCGGCACCACGCACACCTTCATCGATACCACCCCGCCTCCGGGCCGGGCCTTCTATCGCGTGCAAGAGACGCCCTGA